A genomic segment from Motilibacter aurantiacus encodes:
- a CDS encoding response regulator — MTSPTPDVQILLVEDDPGDVLLTREALEGASTPSTVHVVGDGVEAMAFLRKEGQYAAAPTPDLVLLDLNMPRMDGREVLAAVKADATLRTIPVVVLTTSGAEDDVVRSYSLYANAYVTKPLDFDDFGEVVRHIDDFFTGVARAPRGTGPQRHDA; from the coding sequence GTGACCAGCCCGACTCCTGACGTCCAGATCCTGCTCGTCGAGGACGACCCGGGCGACGTGCTCCTGACGCGCGAGGCGCTCGAAGGTGCCAGCACGCCGAGCACCGTCCACGTCGTCGGTGACGGCGTCGAGGCGATGGCCTTCCTGCGCAAGGAAGGGCAGTACGCCGCGGCGCCCACCCCGGACCTCGTCCTGCTCGACCTCAACATGCCGCGCATGGACGGGCGCGAGGTGCTCGCCGCGGTCAAGGCCGACGCGACGCTGCGGACCATCCCCGTGGTCGTGCTGACCACCTCGGGCGCTGAGGACGACGTCGTGCGCTCGTACTCGCTCTACGCGAACGCCTACGTCACCAAGCCGTTGGACTTCGACGACTTCGGCGAAGTCGTGCGCCACATCGACGACTTCTTCACCGGGGTGGCACGGGCGCCACGCGGCACCGGGCCCCAGCGACACGACGCCTGA